One window of the Bradyrhizobium sp. NP1 genome contains the following:
- the sdhA gene encoding succinate dehydrogenase flavoprotein subunit, which yields MTEAYELIEHSYDVVIVGAGGAGLRAALGMAASGLKTACVTKVFPTRSHTVAAQGGMAASLGNMGDGDNWRFHMYDTVKGSDWLGDQDAIEYMCRQAVPAVLELEHYGVPFSRTNEGKIYQRPFGGQTIGYGKQMAQRTCAAADRTGHAILHTLYQQCLKHDTEFFVEYFALDLLMDDDGTCRGLLAWNMEDGTLHRFRAHQTVLATGGYGRVYFSCTAAHTCTGDGNAMVLRAGLPLEDMEFTQFHPSGIYGSGCLITEGARGEGGYFTNSQGERFMERYAPSAKDLAGRDVVCRAMTIEINEGRGCGPRKDYIELHLEHLGANILHERLPGISETARIFAGVDVTREPIPVLPTVHYNMGGVPTNLHGEAITKRDGNPDAVVPGLMAIGEAACVSVHGANRLGSNSLLDIIVFGRAAAHRVTETLRPGEGHAPASEAATDRAIGRLDRIRWSKGKTGAGAIRLAMQRTMQRHCAVFRTGSLLEEGSRRLDEVIGMMQSDLAVADHSMIFNTDLAEALELDNMLAQASVSLHSAIGRTESRGAHAREDFPKRDDENWLKHTLSWLDDGGHVRLDYRPVHLQPLSNEVSTIPPKERVY from the coding sequence ATGACGGAAGCTTACGAGCTCATCGAGCATAGCTATGACGTCGTCATCGTCGGCGCCGGCGGCGCGGGCCTGCGCGCGGCGCTCGGGATGGCGGCTTCAGGGCTGAAAACGGCCTGCGTCACAAAGGTGTTTCCGACGCGCAGCCACACCGTGGCGGCGCAGGGCGGCATGGCGGCCTCGCTCGGCAACATGGGCGACGGCGACAACTGGCGTTTCCACATGTACGACACGGTCAAGGGCTCCGACTGGCTCGGGGACCAGGACGCGATCGAATATATGTGCCGCCAGGCCGTGCCTGCCGTGCTTGAGCTTGAGCATTACGGCGTGCCGTTCTCGCGGACCAATGAGGGCAAGATCTATCAGCGTCCGTTCGGCGGCCAGACCATCGGCTATGGCAAGCAGATGGCGCAACGCACCTGCGCGGCAGCCGATCGCACCGGCCATGCCATCCTGCACACGCTCTACCAGCAGTGCCTGAAGCACGATACCGAGTTCTTCGTCGAATATTTCGCGCTCGACCTGCTGATGGACGATGACGGCACCTGCCGCGGCCTGTTGGCCTGGAACATGGAAGATGGCACGCTGCATCGCTTCCGGGCGCATCAGACGGTGCTGGCAACCGGCGGCTATGGCCGCGTCTACTTCTCCTGCACCGCCGCCCATACCTGTACCGGCGACGGCAACGCCATGGTGCTGCGCGCGGGCCTTCCGCTCGAGGACATGGAGTTCACGCAATTCCACCCGAGCGGCATCTACGGTTCGGGCTGTCTGATCACCGAAGGCGCGCGCGGCGAGGGCGGCTATTTCACCAATTCGCAAGGCGAGCGGTTCATGGAACGCTACGCGCCGAGCGCCAAGGATCTCGCGGGCCGCGACGTGGTCTGCCGTGCGATGACGATCGAGATCAACGAGGGTCGCGGCTGCGGGCCGCGCAAGGATTATATCGAGCTGCATCTGGAGCATCTCGGCGCCAATATCCTGCATGAGCGCCTGCCGGGGATCAGCGAGACCGCGAGGATCTTCGCCGGCGTCGATGTGACGCGCGAGCCGATTCCGGTCCTGCCGACCGTCCACTACAACATGGGCGGCGTACCGACCAATCTCCACGGCGAGGCCATCACCAAGCGCGACGGCAATCCGGACGCGGTAGTGCCGGGATTGATGGCGATCGGCGAAGCGGCGTGCGTTTCGGTCCACGGCGCCAACCGGCTCGGATCCAATTCGCTGCTCGATATCATCGTGTTCGGCCGCGCCGCGGCGCACCGCGTCACCGAGACCCTTCGTCCCGGCGAGGGCCATGCTCCGGCTTCCGAAGCGGCGACTGACCGCGCGATCGGCCGTCTCGACCGGATCAGGTGGTCGAAGGGCAAGACAGGAGCGGGCGCGATCAGGCTCGCGATGCAACGGACCATGCAGCGGCATTGCGCGGTTTTTCGCACCGGGTCGCTGCTGGAGGAGGGGTCGCGCAGGCTCGACGAAGTCATCGGGATGATGCAGTCTGATCTCGCCGTGGCCGATCATTCGATGATTTTCAATACCGATCTCGCCGAAGCCCTGGAGCTCGACAACATGCTGGCACAGGCGAGCGTCAGCCTGCACTCGGCTATTGGGCGGACCGAAAGCCGCGGCGCGCATGCGCGCGAGGATTTTCCGAAGCGGGACGACGAGAATTGGCTCAAGCACACCCTGTCCTGGCTCGACGACGGCGGCCATGTCCGGCTCGACTACCGGCCGGTCCATCTGCAGCCGCTGTCGAACGAGGTGTCGACGATCCCGCCCAAGGAACGCGTGTACTGA
- the poxB gene encoding ubiquinone-dependent pyruvate dehydrogenase — MASSINNVADLLVATLAQAGVKRIFGIVGDSLNGLTEALRVQEMIEWVHVRHEEVAAFAAAGEAQTTGQLAVCAGSCGPGNLHLINGLFDAHRSRTPVLAIAAQIPSAEIGGGYFQETHPQNLFRECSHYCELVSDPSQLPYVIENAIRAAVGLRGVAVVAIPGDVALRKPVTRALSTSRGLLPPAPNVVPRAEELKSLADLLNGAGRITLFCGRGCAGAHASLLKLAEALKSPIVHALGGKEFVEYDNPYDVGMTGFIGFSSGYAAMHACDALVLLGTDFPYKQFLPDDCQIAQVDIRPENLGRRCKLDLGLVGDIGATIDALLPLLKTKADRRHLDDAIAHYRKARQGLDDLARGKPGQRPIHPQYLAKLVSDLATDDAIFTADVGTPTIWAARYLKMNGRRRLIGSWVHGSMANAMPHAIGAQAADPRRQVISLSGDGGFTMLMGDLITLTQMKLPVKVVIFNNGVLGFVALEMKAAGYLDTYVDLKNPDFAAMANAMGIHARRVEDPGELQGALGDILAHDGPALLDVVTAKQELSMPPTIAVEQVKGFSIWVLKAVMSGRGDEVLDLAKTNLLPR; from the coding sequence ATGGCGAGCAGCATAAATAACGTGGCCGACCTCCTGGTTGCGACACTGGCTCAGGCGGGCGTGAAGCGAATATTTGGCATTGTCGGCGACAGCCTGAACGGGCTCACCGAAGCGCTCCGCGTCCAGGAGATGATCGAGTGGGTACACGTGCGGCATGAGGAAGTTGCGGCTTTCGCCGCAGCCGGCGAAGCTCAGACCACGGGCCAACTGGCGGTGTGCGCCGGCTCCTGCGGTCCCGGCAATCTTCATCTCATCAACGGCCTGTTCGATGCTCACCGCAGCCGGACGCCGGTGCTCGCCATCGCTGCCCAAATCCCCTCCGCGGAGATCGGCGGCGGCTATTTCCAGGAGACGCATCCGCAAAACCTCTTCCGGGAATGCAGCCATTATTGCGAGCTCGTCTCGGACCCGAGCCAGTTGCCATACGTCATCGAGAACGCGATCCGCGCCGCCGTGGGATTGCGTGGCGTCGCCGTCGTCGCCATCCCGGGCGATGTCGCACTGCGCAAGCCGGTCACGCGGGCACTGTCCACCTCGCGCGGCTTGCTGCCTCCGGCCCCAAACGTCGTACCGAGGGCCGAGGAGCTGAAGTCGCTTGCGGACCTCCTCAATGGCGCCGGGCGCATCACGCTGTTCTGCGGCAGGGGATGCGCGGGCGCGCACGCCTCGCTTTTGAAGCTCGCGGAGGCCCTGAAGAGCCCGATCGTGCATGCGTTAGGCGGCAAGGAATTTGTCGAGTACGACAATCCCTACGACGTCGGGATGACCGGCTTCATCGGCTTTTCGTCGGGCTACGCCGCCATGCACGCCTGCGACGCCCTGGTGCTGCTCGGCACCGATTTTCCCTACAAGCAGTTTCTGCCTGATGACTGTCAGATCGCGCAGGTCGACATCCGGCCGGAAAATCTCGGCAGGCGGTGCAAGCTCGACCTTGGGCTCGTGGGCGATATCGGCGCAACGATCGACGCGCTGTTGCCGTTGCTGAAAACGAAGGCGGATCGGCGGCACCTTGATGACGCCATCGCGCACTACAGGAAGGCGCGTCAGGGTCTTGATGACCTTGCCAGGGGAAAGCCGGGGCAAAGGCCGATCCATCCGCAGTATCTCGCCAAGCTGGTCAGCGATCTGGCGACCGATGACGCCATCTTCACAGCCGACGTCGGCACGCCGACGATCTGGGCCGCGCGCTATCTCAAGATGAACGGGCGCCGCAGGCTGATCGGCTCCTGGGTCCATGGGTCCATGGCGAACGCCATGCCGCACGCGATCGGCGCCCAGGCGGCTGATCCGCGGCGGCAGGTCATCTCGCTTTCCGGTGACGGCGGGTTCACGATGTTGATGGGCGATCTCATCACGTTGACGCAGATGAAGCTCCCGGTGAAAGTCGTGATCTTCAACAATGGCGTGCTGGGATTCGTCGCGCTCGAGATGAAAGCCGCGGGATACCTGGACACCTATGTCGACCTGAAGAATCCCGACTTCGCCGCGATGGCGAACGCCATGGGAATTCACGCGCGCCGGGTCGAGGACCCCGGCGAATTGCAGGGTGCGCTGGGCGATATTCTCGCCCATGACGGCCCTGCGCTATTGGACGTCGTCACAGCCAAGCAGGAGTTGTCGATGCCGCCGACGATCGCCGTCGAGCAGGTGAAGGGCTTCAGCATCTGGGTGCTGAAGGCGGTCATGAGCGGCCGCGGCGACGAGGTCCTCGATCTCGCCAAGACAAATCTCCTGCCGCGCTGA
- a CDS encoding GntR family transcriptional regulator → MAKQIFNYDLSRIPLYIQVASVMRQRIESGLWKEGDKISTIEELETEFGVARITIRQAIEILSEEGLLDARQGRGTFVSGRPKGRHWFNLASDLDAVVSSIKNNVLRIVHIEEDAMPPMLEDNEGVLADGYTMLRSVQYHADEPFAVVNLHLARDIFNRDRKRFTRQPALPRLLEMSDVAISHALQIVTIGVAGPETSELLKIGLGEPTADCRLVLVDDNGTAIYVAKFHYHRNCFALRRDLVDPRKGVRPAGSR, encoded by the coding sequence ATGGCCAAGCAGATCTTCAACTACGACCTCAGCCGGATACCCCTTTATATCCAGGTCGCCTCGGTCATGCGGCAACGCATCGAATCGGGCCTCTGGAAAGAGGGCGACAAGATTTCGACGATCGAGGAGCTCGAGACCGAGTTCGGCGTCGCCCGCATCACCATCCGGCAGGCGATCGAGATCTTGAGCGAGGAAGGCCTGCTCGATGCCCGCCAGGGCAGGGGCACCTTCGTCTCGGGACGGCCCAAGGGCAGGCATTGGTTCAACCTCGCGAGCGATCTCGACGCCGTCGTCAGCTCGATCAAGAACAACGTTCTGCGCATTGTCCATATCGAGGAGGACGCGATGCCTCCGATGCTCGAGGACAACGAGGGCGTGCTGGCGGACGGCTATACGATGCTGCGCAGCGTGCAGTATCACGCCGACGAACCGTTTGCCGTCGTCAACCTCCATCTCGCCCGCGACATCTTCAATCGCGACCGCAAGCGTTTCACGCGGCAGCCGGCGTTGCCGCGCCTGCTGGAGATGAGCGACGTCGCGATCTCCCACGCGCTTCAGATCGTCACGATCGGCGTTGCCGGGCCTGAAACATCCGAGTTGCTCAAGATCGGCCTCGGCGAGCCGACGGCCGATTGCCGGCTGGTGCTGGTCGATGACAACGGCACCGCCATCTACGTGGCGAAGTTCCACTATCACCGAAACTGTTTTGCCCTTCGCCGGGACCTGGTCGATCCGCGGAAGGGTGTTCGCCCTGCGGGATCGCGTTGA